DNA sequence from the Hippopotamus amphibius kiboko isolate mHipAmp2 chromosome 1, mHipAmp2.hap2, whole genome shotgun sequence genome:
ATACAATGTTCTACTGTGTGTGGGCATCCTCCTTGTACCCTGCTGCGGTGCACCTACACTCCACGGAGCCTACAGCAGCTGGGAGCTCAGGCTTTGAATGCAGGCAGCACGGTTTCTAATCCCAGCTGACCACTTGCAGACtgtatgactttaggcaagttaacCTGTCTAAGacttagttttttcatctgtaaaatagggttattataaggattaaacAAGCTAATACACAGAAAGAATTTAGCATAGTACCTGCCATGTAGTCTTGGTAAATTTTGACAAGTATTACTTTACTAATTAGATCtggatataaaaatatgtacacGAAATGATACGAGGTAGAGGATTCCGTTTAACCTAATCTAAGCAATCAGAAGCATAGTGATGGGGAAGGAGAATATTCTTTCTTACAGTGCAAAGGCAGTAAAAAGCATGAGGATAACATGTCTGGGTTTTTACCACTCCTGTAGAGGAAGAAAGTAGAATGGCTCGCATCTATAGCAACAGACACAGGTCCTTTATTGGCCACAGCTTCTTTTAAGGCCTCTTCACTGCCGAAGGGAAGTTCAATATATCTTGAACACGTGGCAGCTCGATTTTTTTCATCATACCGGCACTTTCCATCCTgtggaaaaagaataaatcagaTCAAAAGTGTACTTCGACTTCCTTTATAAATCGACAGTATCCTAATCTGgatttcaaatatgttttctttcctcatttagtCTTTTTCAAGTGTCTAAGTCTCCTTCTtccttttagagaaagaaaagtaaaatcttccaAACCCTAATAGTTCTATATTTCACCAATAACAGAAGAAATACAGAACTattctattgttttaaattgtGTACATTTTCATGTGCGCAGAAGTTGCCGGGGTAGTGTCTCTCAGACTCTAAGGTGGATTGTTGGGGAATACTACATCAAGATTCTAGACTAGagctttaaaatctttttgatGGTATAATATCTACAAGACGATCTGCAGTTTAAATATTGGTTTAAAAACACCTTACTTCGAGTGAGAAACGAGAGGTTACAAATTCATGTTTGTTGTATATacaagtatgttttaaaaatgcttaaaaggaaaaagaccttgaaagaaatattcaaaataatagtGGTTAAGATAGGAGGTTTTTAAGTGatattttttatctcttctaAATTTTCTGTCATATGGATATATTGCTTATATCATTTAACAAAACGTGTGATGAACCTGCAAGGAAGAGGAGAGCATTATTTAGCTTTTTAGTAGGTAGAAGAAGTGTGTGGTTGAAGATCTGAGCATAGGAGGTTGTGGGACAAAAAAGTTTAAATACCAGACAGATATACAGAAGGAATTTTAAGGAAGCGTTGCTGCAAATCCATTTTTAAGCATCAACTCTGCTTGCTTGTTTAAAAAATCATCGTGCCATTGATAAATTAAGAAGGCTGCTGCATAACTCTCGAGAATTTAAGAAGTCTTGATCAAAGTTcgttccccccccaccccgcacaaCACATACACACCATGCAACCCTGCTTCTCAAGCAAATTGGCTTGATGATAAGTTTAGTACAGTGAGTTGGAAGGATAGCATAAGGTCAAAGGGCAGCACAAAAAGTTTGCTTGTGGCACACCATGGCTCTGTAGGGATAGGAAGCTTCTGAATCGATGCCGTTGTTATCAATGATGTATTGGAAAGCCTCTGTCATGAAGCCACCATTGCAGCCTTTATTCCCATATTTTTCAGTTGAGCAATCCACCAGGTTCTGTGCACTCAGAGACACCAGCTTTCCTGTTTTCAGCTTCACTTGTGCTTCCAGGGCTCCCACAGCACTGAAAGCCCAGCAAGCACCACAAGAGCCCTAAAACAGAGACAAAGTCACAAGGGCAATCATAGAGTCAGTAAGGATGACTTCCGTGACACCCACTGGGCAGCTTCCAACATGTCAGCACTTTCAGCAATTCCAGGAACAGCTCCCCCGACAACAGTTTCCTCTTCCCTTAGGGGCAATGAAGACTAAACACTTTATCGTTCTCTGGGCAAGGTCtaaccttaataaatatttacgaATGGCTGAGCTCAGAGCAAAATTGCCATATTCAGACATATTAAGAAACAGTACTTACTGTACCAAATCCCAGCTATTTACATCCCATAGTAAGGGAGAAAAATGCTAACAGTTAAGTGATTTTGAGAGGAACTGGGATGATTCCCTTGACCTAAAATACCCTTCCTCCTGCCAAATGATGCCTCAATCACAAGGTTAgcatttttcagacattttttgctttagaatttttttgGTCATAAGATATTTTACAGGGACgcacaaacaaacagaaaaacacaaagctGCTTTAGTTTAAAAAGACCTAAGGgggtggcatagggagggtgggagggaggctcaagagggaggggatatggggatatatatatacatatagctgattcactttgttgtacagcagaaactaacaaatacggtaaagcaattatagtccaataaagattttttttaaaaagcaaaggttTTGGCATTAAAGAGACCTTgtacagtttgaaaaaaaaaggtgcagAATATTTTAAGTCATATCAtgattgctctctctctctcctccccttatCCTACTTTGGTCTCTACTGGAAGGAAGCAAATTCAATTTGCTTTTGGTCCAAGCAAAATCACCCATTAAAATGCAAGCACTCAGAGAAAGGatttcattaaattatttatagTTAACACTAGATATGTAGTTTATGGGGTCTtctcaaacttttattttagGAGGCTCCAGTAAGAAACCCAAAActagttgaaagaaaaatatctaggtaaaaaagaataagagattAGCAGCATCATTcacttcttaatttttatattcttctttggTCACAACCTGGGGCAGCTACTCAGGACACTGATTCTTCTCCCTTATCCCAACCTCCAAGGTTTTATCCTTAGTTATCCATAACTAATTtcggattttttaaaaacattctatattcttttttttaatgattaaaaaaatttatttatttatttggctgccctgggtcttcgttgcagcacgcaggatcttcgttgccgcatgcaggatctagttccctgaccagagatcgaacctgggccccctgcattgggagtgcagtccTAATCgctgagccactagggaagtccctaatgtagaatttttgtagctttttttttttacaagcaaattaaaggaaatacaaaaacatAGGAGCAAATTTATAAAGCCCATATTTCTTACTCTAATAATGTAAGCCTAGTCATGAATTAACTTGACCGGCACCATTTACAGGCCACTCTTAGCTCtagttttctcctctcctttaaCCCTGAAATTCATAAGTGAGGTGGAGGAATAAATCTCCTGATTGAAATTCTTTCACACACGACACTATTTCTCAAGTAATTGACTTGGTGGAGTGTCCAGTGCAGCTGACGAATAACATGAACACTAGAAATCTGTCTTAAAGACCTATTTGCTTAGTTCACAGTTTTTTGCTTAGTCTAGTGTGGCTCTAACCATTGGTGTTCTCTGCACTGTAGGGAATACAAAAAGTGTGATATGTGGTCCTggccctccaggagctcacaaTGTTGTTGGGAAGACAAGAACAGCAAACACTTAGAAcctatgggggacttccctggtggtacagtggttaagaatctgcctgccaatgcaggggacacgagtttgagccctggtccgggaagatcccacatgccgcccacatgccgcggagcaactaagtccttgcgccacaactactgagccagtgtgtgcaaccactgaagcccgagtgcctagagccagtgcttcacaacaagagaagccaccgccatgagaagcccatgcactgcaacgaagagtagcccctgctcgccacaactagagaaagcccttgcacagcaacgaagacccaacgcagccaaaaaaaaaaagtaacgtaAGAGACTATGAGATTCACTGCCAAATTATGTAGCTAGACTGAGTACTTAAGGAAGAGAGATCTCTACCTGGAGTACAGAGGCCTGGGATGATAATACTCACCTGGTATTTCACTTCAGTAACACATCCCTTCTCTCTCCAGTCCAGATAATCAGGCAATTTCTGATTAGGGTTTGACTTGGAAGTGACATTTCTCTGCCATTGGCTGGGAACTCTCAGGGAACTCATCAAAGATATCACTTCTTCACTGGTCTACAAAGATACATAGATAGCTCATTTCACTTATATCTGTCTTTTCAATATGCTGATAATTATAACTGAatatacgagagtgagtcaaaaattatcctcactctggtggtagacttattttaattaacttttagaaaagacaaatacatcattttttgacataatctctttgcttttcaatacactttgtccatctgtcaacaagctttcatattccctcattaaaaaatgttttaggctgagctgtgagccatgaattcactgctgtcttcacttcttcatcagaagtgaatctttgtcctcatagggctgctttcaggggaccaaacaggtgaaagtctgatggagcaagatcaggactatagggaggatgctttaacacctcaaaatgaagtttttgcagagtgtcaacagtgcgGGCAGAAGTATGGGGACGTGCGCACCCTCacatcacaaaaaatgaatcactgcacgctgctcttctttcttgcaaatcacaagtgggacatccatttttgcttgcatcgcagttacagatgaactgatgtaacatgatcacagctgcacagcagtgactggggagatagtagccttgaacagaaagcgctgataagacattgtggccaacagaagttttaatataaccagagtgcagataatttttgactcacccttttaTTTAACAACTGAGAAAAACTAGTGGTAGTTAGGACTAACATAGGTAACTATCTGGTAGGTGAATTAGCTGGGTCTCTTTAGTCTTACACTTTGCTGTTAACATCCCAGTTAGGCattgggaagaagaagaagaagaaaatgataaaaactggAAGTTACAGAGAGGCAGGTTTTTGGTTCAAAACAAGGCAGAATTTTATAAAAGTGTTCTCTAAAAAATGGACCAAACTGGTTTTCCTTGTGAGAAAGAATTATAAAAGAGATTCCTGCATTTAATCTACTTATGGTGTTCCTTTCCAAGGGGTACTATGATTCTTAATTTTGGCCACAGTGAAAAAGTTTTGTAGGGtagaacagaatctaaaaactaATGGGAGATTATTTGTGATATTAAATACCCACACTCCCCTATTAAGAAAGGAGGTGGACAACATTAAATTATCAATTTCGACTTACATAACTATGGTaacttattctaaaatattgTGAGTAGCCTTTAGGTGATGctttctagaattttaaaaataaaagtaatagtgGTCTGTGAGTTTAAAGTATTCCTATAAAGAAGGGATTTGTTAAGCAAAGCGATCACAGTAGGACCAAATAAGGAATCTGTACAACTTCTAATGTccttaaattctgttttctaattttacacACATATAGATAACACTCCTTTCTTGTTTACCTTCAAATTGCCTTTGGGGAGGCAGAAATCCTGTTTACCCAGAGATGCAAATAGGATTATTTATAATTTACCTACCATGTCTCCCAGGTGGTTCATGCCTAGATCATATGAATGCATTCCCATTGAATGCTCCAGGTTGTGAAGCATCAcagtttttagattcttttcccaaatgaGACGCCGTGCTACTTCCTCATTCTAAAAtataaggataaaaaaataaaatataaggaaaaagaacattGTTAATCTGAATCCTGTACAAATGTGTTCAATAATGAACACAAACATAATATGAAGCATTCTATTAAATGTGGATCTATCTGGGAGTATGCAAATAAATGATTATATCCAATATAACTGGTAAAATTGCACACTAGTCTTAACTCTTCCTCTTAATTGCTCTGATGATGATTAATATCATTTTAGATATACACAATGAACTTCTTCAATAtgctaaaaagttttttttttaattgcagtttgtTGAAGTATATCCTTTGTAAGTGATAAACTCACTTAATCATTATaggccttttaaaaatgtcttcttccaacatcattctaaatggggaaaaactgaaagaattccctgtaagaacaggaacaagacaagggtgtccactctcaccattattattcaacatagttttggaagttttagccacagcaatcagagaaggaaatgaaataaaaggaatccaaattggaaaaaaagaagtaaaactgtcacactttgcagatgacatcatagtatacatagaaaaccctaaagactctaccagaaaactgctagcactaattgatgagtttagtaaagtagcaggatacaaaattaatgcgcagaaatctcttgcattcctatacactaacaacggaagagcagaaagagaaatgaaggaaactctcccattcaccattgcaacaaaaagaagataatacctaggaataaacctgcctaaggaggcaaaagacctgtatgcagaaaactttaagacactgatgaaagaaatcaaagacgacacaaacagatggagggacataccatgttcctggactggaagaatcaacatagtgaaaatgactgtactacccaaagcaatttacagattcgatgcaattccgatcaaattaccaatggcatttttcacagagctagaacaagaaatcttacgatttgtatggaaatgcaaaagaccccgaatagccaaagcaatcttgagaaggaaaaatggagttggtggaatcagccttcctgacttcaaactatactacaaggccatagtgatcaagacagtatggtactggcacaaaaatagaaaggaagatcaatggaatagaatagagaactcagtggtaagcccaaacacatatgggcaccttatctttgacaaaggaggcaacaatatacaatggaaaaaagacagcctcttcaataagtggtgctgggacaattggacagctacatgtaaaaggatgaaatgagaacacttcctaacaccatacacaaaaataaactccaaatggattaaagacctacatgtaaggccaggcactatcaaactcctagaggaaaacataggcagaacactctatgacatccatcaaagcaagatccttttggacccacctcctagaatcatggaaataaaatcaagaataaacaaattggacctcatgaaacttaaaagcttttgcacagcaaaagaaaccataaataagactagaaggcaaccctcagaatgggaaaaaatacttgcctatgaaacaacggacaaaggattaacctccaaaatatacaagcagctcatgcagcttaataccaaaaaagcatattacccaatccacaaatgggcagaagacctaaatagacatttctccaaagaagacatacagatggccaacaaacacatgaaaagatgctcaacatccctaatcatcagagaaatgcaagtcaaagccacaatgaggtatcacctcacaccgatcagaatggccatcatcacaaaatctggaaacaacaaatgttggcgagggtgtggagaaaagggaactctcctgcactgttggtgggaatgtaagttggtatagccagtatggaaaacaatatggaggttccttaaaaaactaaaaatagaactaccatatgatccagtaatgctactactgggcatatacccaaagaaaaccataatcccaaaagaaacatgtaccatcatgtttattgcagcactgtttacaatagccaggacatggacgcaacctaaatgcccatcaacaaatgaatggatacagaagatgtggcatatatatacaatggaatattactcagctataaaaaggaatgagatggagccatatgtaatgaggtggatagacctagagtctgtcatacagagtgaagtaagtcagaaagagaaagacaaatattgtatactaactcacatatacggaatctaaaaatggtactgatgaactcagtgacaagacaagaacaaggacacagatgcagagaatggactggaaaactcgaggtttgggggggctgggggtgaaggggaagctgggacaaagtgagagagtagcatagacatatatatactaccaactgtaaaatagatagccagtgggaagttgctgtataacaaagggagttcaactcgaggatggatgatgccttagaggactgggacgggaagggtgggggggagtcgagggagggagggaatacggaaatatgtgtataaatacagatgattgaacccggtgtacctcaaaaaataaaaaataaataaataaataaataaataaataaataaaaatgtcttcttttttacCCTCACTTGAAAAATAGTTTAGCTGATTATAAATTTCTAGCtctttttcttcagttatttGAAGATATTTCTCCATTGTCTTCTGGTATCTGTTATTGCAGATTACAGGTCAGTTGCCAGTCTAGTTGTTACAATGTTTTTAACTTTGGTAACTTTTgtgattttcctctttctctatgATGTTTTGCAGCTTCATGACATGTTCGTGGGTATgggtttctttattttcctctcctgGGTACTTTTAATTGGAAAGCACTTTTGACTGGAAGACTCAGGaacatttttttcacatctgGAAGATTTTCAACCggtatctcttcaaatattgcttctccACCATTCCATCAGATGGATTTTGGAGACTCAAActctctttcatctctttcagtttttcctttttattctcgtGTGCTGCCTTCTTGGTGAATGCCTCAGTACTACCTTCCAGATGCTGATTCTATCCAGCTCTTTCCAGTCTGGAGTTTACCCCTTTGTATTGAGTTCTTATTTCAACgactatatttttttcatttctgagattTCTCATTGGATTTCTAATACATTTCACAATTTCTTGTTCATTCATGTAGATGTTATTCCAttatacatagttttaaaaataattttggtccTATTATCTTAATTTTATCCAGAGTGAATTCATATTCAGCCTATTGATTCTGTTGCCCTCCAGGAGCTTTGTTTACATAGAATACAATGTACATGGTGCCTCCTAGAATCACTGACCCTCACCCCTACTCCCAAGGCCATAGTTTACGACAAGCTGTAGCCCAATGAGTAGTCAGCAACAACTCTTTTCTGCATCATTTTATTGAGTGTTAAAACCCAGGCCTAGGGCCTGGTTCTAGGTAGTGAGTCTGGATGCAGTCCCTCTGTCTTGGAGCAAGATTTTACTGTTACCCCAGTAACGGAAATGTGCAGATATACTTCCAAACCACtagagtgaaaaaataaagaaaaaaataaatctaacgaagtataggaaaggaaaaaaacaagagaactTTGAGATACATTTTAATGGTAGGATACTAATCTAAAGTCATTTTCATTCCTCCTGATGGACTGGAATCATTAAAAAGTGAGATAACATTCATTTAACCAGGTAGTGATGCTAACTGCACATCTAACTCTAGTTAACATTGAAATTACAGGTCTGGTGCTAAAGGGGAGTGGGTGAGGGTGAAATTCATCACTACTAAGAAAacaactcagggacttccctggtggcgcagtggttaagactctgggctttcaatgcagggggcacaggttcaatcccgggtcagggaactacatcccacatgcacaccgcaactaagagtttgcatgccacaactaaggagcctgcctgccacaactaaggtgcccacgtgctgcaactaaagagcctcaagctgcaactaaggagcacaactgctgcaactgagacccagcacaaagaacgaaagaaagaaaataattcagcatTTTTATACAAAAATCATACATCAAATAGGTAAAAACATAATCCTTGCtgaaaaactcaaaaatattatACAGCTATAGGATGTGGTTATTTGAATCACCAGGGTTAAGGTCTTAAAATCAATCAAGAAGTATGCtttgtcactaatcatcagagaaatgcaagtcaaagccacaatgaggtatcacctcacaccagtcagaatgaccatcatcaaaaaatctagaaacaataaattttggagagggtgtggagaaaagggaactctcctgcactgttgatgggaatgtaagttggtacagccactatggaaaacagtttggaggttccttcaaaaactgaaaatagaactaccatatgacccagtaatcccactcctggcatatacccagagaaaaccataatccaaaaaaaagtaccgtaatgtttattgcagcactatttacaatagccaggacatggaagcaacctaaatgcccatcaacaaataaatggataaagaagatgtggcatatatatacaatggaatattactcacctatcaaaaggaatgaaatggagctctatgtaatgaggtagatagacctagagtctgtcatacagagtgaagtaagccagaaagagaaaaacaaacattgtatgctaactcatatatacgggatctaaaaaaaaaaaaaaagttgtactgatgaacccagtgacaagacaagaataaggatgtagatgcagagaatgtactggaggacacgaggttggggggtcggggggtgaggggaagctgggacaaagtgagagagtagcatagacatatatatactaccaactgtaaaatagatagctagtgggaagttgctgtataacaaagggagatcaacttggtgatgggtgatgcctcagagagccgggatggggagggtgagggggagtcgagggagggagggaatatggggatatatgtataaatacagctgattcactttggtgtacctctaaaactggtacaagagtgtaaagcaattatattccaataaagcgcctaaaaaaaaaagtatgtcttgaaataaaaacaaacattcaaAGTGGGAagtgagagtctagaaataacaTCTACCGGTGCTTATCTGTGTGAGGGACTGAAACAGGCTTTTTTGTTCTTCAAACATGCACTCTTACCCTCTTGGCTTGGGACCTGCGCTCCAGTTATCAACTTTGCTTAGTCCCTGGCTTCTATCAGTCCTCTGCGCAAATGTCACCTTAtatgaggccttccctgaccgtTCTGTCATATGTGTAAAGTAATCACTCCTAACCCCTCACAGCCATCACCCAGGACCCTTCCAACCCCCCAcgccttgctttatttttctctactgcCTGCATCATATTATATATCTGCttattaatttccttctttcctgtctctccttTTCGGATATAAGCTCCATAAAAAcaggaactttgttttgtttcatgatGTATCTCTAGTACCAAGAGTAGAATCTGGCAAGAAAAGAGTGTGTAACATTTATCAAAAACACAACttgaggagtcaaggaagggagggaatacggggatatgtgtataaaaacagatgattgaacttggtgtaccccccaaaaaataaaaaaataaataaaaaaaaaacactacttgTCAGAATATGGAAAGTGCATGAGTAAAAGCAAATTGTTCAAGTGGCAACCCATCTACCTTTTCCTTGTATTGTTTCCCATAGGTTTTCTTCCAGAGATCCCAGTGATGGTCCAGGGTGGGGTCTTGGTGCAGTTGTGCCATTGCAGAGGAGCACAGCAGGAGCACCCACACCAGCGTTTTCATCCTGTTAAAGGAAAGGGAACAGAGGAAGATTAGCTGTTCGCTGCATCTATTgtgaccatattttttttttcacaacaaaaagtagccatGCAGAGTCTGTCAAAGTGACGGAATATTACAAAGCAGAATTATGCAGGAAACTTTCTGGATTATATAGTGACAGAGAATAACTGCACATTTTTGTCTGAAATACCACTTCCAATTCTTAGTAGCACtttaaaagtgattttcaaaAAACTTCCTCATATTTGGTAAACCAAATTTACATCCAAGGTTGGGGGGATGTGGAGGTGAGGAAGCAGGGACTTTACAGGATTTGACAACAAATCTAACCCCAAGCCCcgcaaagaaaaaaatcctttagaAGGCAAACCTTTGAAAAATTAGTTTATCTTCATAATTTCTGCATACACAAGCTCTTCTTAACTGGACTGGTCTATCCACAACCTTCAGAGATAGTTAAAAGACAACTCCTGTGTACTGCTTTCACATCCTTggatcattttatctttttacctttttttcccctaaaaatatctatttcaagAGACGTAGTTAACTACTTTGGGAAACATAACTTCTACATTGAATACAAAGAGACTTTAACAAAAAGTTAGTGACTAACTCCCTCAAATTGGATTCTACTTTCTTTTCCACTTCTTTTTAATTCAAAACAGCTGGATTTGTAACCATGTAAATCTTCAAATTATATTCCAAAGAAAGCTATGTGTCAGCCTCGGGCTTTAGATGTTCAAACAGAcattaacttttcaaaaatagatTAACTTCAGTcaaaaaaagaagaggcaaatTGAGCGACAATGATTTTTAGTTTACTTCCTGAAACAAACGATGTAAAACCTGGCAGGCAGAGCAAgctaaaaaagcaaatgaaggatTTAAGGAGcaagtaggagaaaaaaaacacatagtaCATACATGATAGAAGCAGCAGGTGCTCCCATTCTAAGAATGCTTGATGGTGGGCTCTCTCCAAAGATTTCGAAGGCAGCAAAGAGACTTCAGTTAAagtgactttaaaaagaaattggaacTTGTCACATGAGGTATCCACAATGAGGAAGTGGACTTTCATTTCAGTTTCATTTAAAATCTAACTAGATCTGCTACCTCCGGCTCTCTCCCTGTGGTTTTGGAAACAAGGTGGGTACAGTAAAGCATCAAAAAGAGCCCCCAGTAGAGGAGATCAATAGAACAAACTCAGCAAAATAACACCAGTACAGGTTTATCCTTTAATCGCTCATCATTTTGATCATTCACTTAACCTAAAAACACCAATTTTTCAGATGGAAAAATTTAGTTATGAAGAAATTAGAATTAAGTTCCTGAAATCCCAGTTTCCTCCATGATTTCCTAGGAAAAACTATCTTACTCTCTTTAACACAACTCATCCATGATGTGTTGTCTAATTCTCACCCAAATGAGAATTCCCATTTCTACGTAGGTCAGTTTCTGagctcactgatctgttcttTTATCCA
Encoded proteins:
- the CTSS gene encoding cathepsin S, yielding MGAPAASIMMKTLVWVLLLCSSAMAQLHQDPTLDHHWDLWKKTYGKQYKEKNEEVARRLIWEKNLKTVMLHNLEHSMGMHSYDLGMNHLGDMTSEEVISLMSSLRVPSQWQRNVTSKSNPNQKLPDYLDWREKGCVTEVKYQGSCGACWAFSAVGALEAQVKLKTGKLVSLSAQNLVDCSTEKYGNKGCNGGFMTEAFQYIIDNNGIDSEASYPYRAMDGKCRYDEKNRAATCSRYIELPFGSEEALKEAVANKGPVSVAIDASHSTFFLYRSGVYYDPSCTQTVNHGVLVVGYGNLKGRDYWLVKNSWGLNFGDQGYIRMARNSGNHCGIANFPSYPEI